A window of Marinobacter sp. es.042 genomic DNA:
CAACCGCTTGTGCGGGGAATCCTGTCGGATATTGAACAGGCCGTGCAAGATAAGACCCCGTTTTCGGCTCTTGAAAGCCAGCGTGTGTTCCGGATCATGGCCAGTGATTATGCCGAATCCTGCCTGATGCCCCGGGTTCTGAGGCGGATCCGCCAGGAAGCGCCCCATGTAACCCTGGACGTGCTCACGCCCAGTGACGTCAGCTTCCTGGATGTCGAGCAGGGGCGGTTGGATATGGCGATTAACCGGTTCGACAAGATCCCCCAGTCTTTCCATCAGAAGACGCTCTGGACCGAGTATTTTGCCTGTCTGATGAACGCCCGTAATCCTGTGCTAAGGGAGCCGTTCACGCTGGATACCTATCTGGATGCCAGTCACATCTGGGTCAGCAAGACCGGATTTGGTGTTGGTGTTGGTGTAAACCCGAAGGATGTCCAGCGGCTGGGCTGGGTTGATGAGGCGCTGTCTAGAATGGGGCGCAAGCGTCAGATTTCCGTATTCACCCGTCACTATCAGGTTGCGATGCTGCTCGCTGAGCAGCATGACCTGATTGCCACGCTGCCATCCCGGGCAGCCTGGCTGCAGAAAGACAACCCGAATCTTGTGGTCAAGGTGCCTCCGTTCGAGATTCCACCGTTCGAGCTGAAAATGGCCTGGAGCCCTCTGTTGCAGCACAACGCGGACCATCAATGGCTGCGCAAACTGATTGCTGAGGTGGCTACGGAGGTGGATACCGAGTTTGCTCCGTTCGGGGCGAGGTTCGAGGCGCCGGACGCGCCCCAGGCCTATCACTCAGAGCGGTAATTCCCGAAGCTCCAGGGAAGGGCGGGCCGCATCCCACATGCGCTGGAAGTTTTCCGACAAGAGCTTTACGCGGCCACCGTCCGAGAACTTGGCGAAACCCTCTGGCTTGTAGAAATCATGTCGGTACACCACGCCTTCACGGTCCGCAATAATGAAGGGCTGGTCCTCAACCGGGTAGTCCTCGTTGACAAGTCGAAGTTCCATGCGGCTCGGCAGCCGGCGCATCAGTTCGACCAGTGTATGTCGACGTTTCACCAGCGGCTTGTCGTCGTGGATCAGCAGCCTGACTTCGCTGAGCCGGTGCCGACGGGCCAGGGCGGAGATCAGCTCCCGGAAACGATGCCGGTCATAAAGATCGTGTTCGAGCAGGCGGTCATACAGCCAGATGCGCTGGCCGGCCTGGCCAACCACCGAATCCATCAATCCCAGTAGCCTGGCCTCGGTATCGAACAGCCAGGAGTCTGTGTCGCTGCCCAGAATCATCGGCCGGTCCCGGGAGCCAAGGCCCTCGGCGGCGAGTCCCGGTGCCAGGCTACGCATGTCAAAGTGGGGAATGCCGGCGTCGTCGTAAACGCCCGAACAGACATGGAAGCCTGACCGCTGATAAAAAGGAATGGCGTGCTCCTGGGCAGACAACCTGAGCTCGGCAAAACGGTCAGCCGATTCTGCGATCAGGTGCCTGAGCAATGCTTCCCCGATACCCTGTCCGCGGTACTGGGGCAGGATCGCCATGCGACCGATGTGGCCGGTCTCTTCAAGGGTTGAAAACAGTCGTGCCACGCCTGCCGGGGTATTGTCTGGCAGCACTGCCAGATAGTGATCGGCAATTTCGTCGGTTTCATCCCACTCCAGCTCCGGCGGAACTTTCTGTTCCTCAATAAACACCTGCTGGCGGATATCCCGGATGGATGCCGGGGCCAGTTGCCAGCTGTATTTGCGAAACCGGATGCTCATAACGCCTATTCGAAGTAAACCGAGCCTTGATTGTAGAGCGTGGTCAGAAGTCCAAGCAATGCTTCGTCTTCGGAGAGCCGGGCGAGGGTCGCCATATCGACGCGGGCCCCCGAGCACAGAAGCGGAGCAAACGGCTGGGCATCGCCCTTAAGCAGGAACTGCTCGCCGTCCACAAACAGGGCGGTTTCGCTGGCAAACTCGTAGTAGGCGAAACGGGAGCCTTCGTTCCATCGCAGCTGCTCGCCCGCGTGTATTGCTTCGGCGACGTCTCCGGTGGACGCTGGCTCCTCCGCCGGCACGACTATATCCATGCTCTTGGGCGCCGTTGAGAACTGGCCAAACCAGAGTGCCAGTTGCCGGCGGTCCTCAAGCTTTTCCCGGATAACGGTCTCGAGGCGGTCAACCACGTCCGGCTGAATCGTGCCCGGATTGTCCTGTATTTTCAGATCCGGATCGTTCAGGTGATCTGAGGCGTCAGACTGGCTGCAGAGGAAATCGGTAAATCCAGTCAGAATGTCATCCATGGTGGGTGCACGGAAGCCCACCGACAGCGTGATACAGTCATCCTCGGCCACTCCATGGTGGCCAATACCCGGCGGCAAATAAAGCATGTCACCGGGTGCCAGAGTAACGGTTTCTTCGCCATCCCAGCTGCTCAGAATGCGCAGCGGAGTGCCCTCCACGCGGGGGGAGGTATGATCGCAATGGCCTCCAAACGTCCACCGGCGGTGGCCCTGGGCCTGGAGGAGGAATACATCATATTGGTCATAATGGGGGCCAACGCTGCCGCCTTTCGGGGCAAAACTGGCCATGATGTCATCCAGCCGCCAATTTGGGATGAAGCGGAAGTGTTCCAGCAAATCTGCAATATCGGGCACCCAGTGGTCCAGCCCCTGCACCAGGAGCGTCCAGTCCTGTTCGGGCAGGCTGCTGAACCGGTCCGGCGAAAAGGGGCCGTTGTGGAGTTGCCAGGGCTTGCCATCGTCATTTTCGATCACAATCCGGGACTCCACGCCCTCCTCACAGGCCAGGCCGGCCAGTTCATCAGCGCTGACCGGGCACTGGAAATCGGGAAACGCCTGACGGATAACCAGCGGCTTTTTCTGCCAATAGTCCCGCAGAAATTCAGAGGGTGTGAGTCCGCCAAGCATGTCCATGGGTGTTACTCCCTGTTTCAGATGTTTTGTGCCTGATCGACTGCGTTACCGATGTAACGGCCCGGCGTCAAAGCCATCAGTTCGGCCTTGGCCTGCTCCGGAATGTCGAGGCTCTCAACGAAATTCTTGATCACTTCCGGCGTCATTGCCTTGCCACGGGTCAATGCCTTGAGTTTTTCATAGGGCTTTTCGATATTGTAACGGCGCATCACCGTTTGGATCGGTTCGGCAAGCACTTCCCAGGCATGGTCCAGATCTTCATCCAGTCGGGCCGGATTGATTTCCAGTTTGCCCAAGCCTTTGAGGGTGGCTTCGTAGGCAATCAAACTGTGCGCAAAGCCAACACCCAGGTTACGCAGTACGGTGGAGTCGGTCAGATCCCGCTGCCAGCGTGATATCGGCAGTTTGGCAGAGAGGTGGCTGAACAGCGCATTGGCGATGCCAAGGTTGCCCTCGGAGTTCTCGAAATCGATGGGATTGACCTTGTGGGGCATGGTCGAAGAGCCTACTTCGCCTTCCACTGTTTTCTGCTTGAAGTAGCCGAGGGAAATATAGCCCCAGATGTCACGGTCCAGGTCGATCAGGATGGTGTTAAAGCGAGCGACGGAGTCATACAGCTCGGCAATGTAATCGTGCGGTTCGATCTGGGTGGTGTAAGGGTTCCAGTCGAGTCCGAGGCTCTCGATGAACTCTCGTGCGTTCTGGGCCCAGTCGATTTCCGGATAGGCGGAGAGATGGGCGTTGTAATTACCCACGGCACCGTTGATCTTGCCCAACAGCTCGGTTTCCCGGATCTGTTTTACCTGGCGACGCAGACGGTGAACGACGTTCGCCAGCTCTTTGCCCACGGTCGTGGGCGAGGCCGTCTGGCCGTGAGTGCGCGACAGCATCGGCTGTTCGGCGTGGTCATGAGAAAGCTGCGCCAACTTGTCGACAACGCGGTCCATGGCTGGCAGCATGCCGTGGTCCAGGCCTTCCCGCAGCATCAGCGCATGGGAGAGGTTATTGATGTCTTCGGAAGTGCAGGCGAAGTGAACAAATTCCGTGACAGCGTGAAGCTCAGGAACGCCGGCGATCTTTTCCTTGATGAAGTACTCCACCGCTTTCACATCGTGATTGGTGGTGCGTTCGATGTCTTTGATACGCTCTGCGTCTTCCAGGCTGAATTCGCTCACCAGACGGTCCAGGAAGCCGTTGGCGTCGGCGGAAAACGTGGGAACCTCGGCCACGCCGGGGTGAGCGGCCAGTTTCTGAAGCCAGCGGATCTCGACGGTCACCCGGTTCCTGATCAGGCCGTACTCACTGAAAATTTCACGGAAGACGCTGACCTTGTTGCCATAGCGTCCATCGACCGGGGAAATGGCGGTCAGGGCGGTGAGTTCCATCGAAAACCTCTCAAGTCATCAAAGAATCGGATCAAAAGAAAATAGGGGTGAATATCATACACCACCGCCGGCTCTGAATCAGCGCCGTCAGTGGTAGAGGGAGCGATTGGCTTCTTCAGCCAGCTCGCCGGCAAGCCCGATCACTTTCTTGCGGGCAAAGATCAGTTGCCAGCGTCGGCCGCCGGTCTGGCGCCAGAGCACGGCGGAACGGATACCCGCCAGCAGCAGTGCCCGCACTTTCGCGGCATTCTCCTCGCGCTGGAGCACAGAGGGGTTTCCGCTCACCTGGATACGCTGGCGAAAGGTGCTGATGGTATCGGCGTAGACGGAAGCCAGATTGCTGATCAGGTTCGGGTGTGTGTACCCAAAGTGGCTGGCGGTGTGCCTGGCCTGGTCAATGCGACTGCCAATCACGTCCAGCATGTCAGAGCGGCGATTCAGTTTGGATTCGAGCTGGATCAGGTTGAGGGCGTAGCGCAGAACTTCGATGTCCTGCTGCCGTGACTGCTGGCTGAGCACCGAGGACAGGGTGACGAGGCCTTCGCGGATATCGCGAAGCTCGCCTCCGTAGACGTCCAGTGTGTTCTCGGGGTTGGTGGCAAACAGGGAACGGATAGATGTTTCCAGGCTGGCCTCGTTGCACTGGCCATTGTGGGCAATCTGCTGGACCAGGTTGGCGGCCTGGAATACCCCGGCCAACGCCAGGGTCTGATCCTTGAGTGAGCGGCTCATGCGGTTTGTTCCTCGGAACGTGTGCCGGTCAGACGATCCGGAAGTGGTTCGTCGTCACGCCAGGTCTGCTCAATAACGCCGCCACCAAGGCACACCTCGCCGTCGTAGAAAACCACGGACTGCCCGGGCGTGACAGCGCGCTGGGCGTCGTCAAAATCGACGCGGACACCGCCGTCGATCAACAGAACCTGGCAATCCTGATCCGGCTGGCGATAACGGGTTTTGGCCTTGCAGCGGAAACGTCCAGAAGGTGCCTCTCCGGCAACCCAGTCGATCGGGCCGGATACGAGGCCACGAGAAAAGAGCAGGGGATGGTGTTTGCCCTGAACCGCAACAAGCACATTGCGTCTGAGGTCTTTCTCTGCCACATACCAGGGCTCGTCCCCGAATTCACTGAGACCGCCAATGCCCAGGCCCTGTCTCTGGCCGATGGTGTGATACATAAGGCCCTGGTGCCGGCCAATTTTCTGGCCATCCGGTGTTTCAATGTCGCCGGGCTGGGCCGGAAGGTATTGCTTCAGGAAGTCTTTGAACTTGCGTTCGCCGATAAAGCAGATACCGGTGGAGTCTTTTTTATCATGGGTAACGAAACCCTGCTGCTCGGCAATACGGCGGACTTCCGGTTTTTCCAGCTCGCCGACCGGGAAAAGGGTCCGCGCAATGCGGTCGCCGGAGACGGCATGCAGGAAATAGCTCTGGTCCTTGTTCGGATCCAGTCCCTTCAGGAGTTGGGCCTTGCCCGTTGAACCAGCAATCGGCCGCTGCCGGGCGTAGTGGCCCGTTGCGATATAGTCGGCACCAAGGGTGATGGCATAGTCCAGAAAAGCCCGGAATTTCACTTCTTTGTTACAAAGAATATCCGGATTGGGTGTTCGTCCGGCCTGATATTCAGAGAGGAAGTGCTCAAAAACCCGGTCCCAGTACTCGGCCGCAAAACTGGCGGTGTGCAGTTTGATGCCGATGGCATCGGCTACGGCCTGGGCGTCGGCCAGATCTGTCATGGCCGTACAGTATTCTGTGCCGTCATCCTCGTCCCAATTTTTCATGAACAGGCCTTCAACCAGGTAGCCCTGATCTTTCAGAAGCCAGGCGGCCACTGAAGAATCCACGCCGCCGGACATGCCGACGATCACGCGCCTGCTGGCGTTGCTGTTTGGAGAGGAGGCTTCGGGTGCGTTGGTCATGACAGCTTCGTTACCGGCTAAAAAACCGCGAGTTTATCATCTTTCCGAGGGTGCCGTCTGCGCGTCCACCACTACGTCCAGCGGGTATTGCCGGCCGTTTCGGTAATCTTCTATGCACTGGATGACCAGCGGACTGCGCAGTTTGTCCCCCAGCGCGCGGATTTCATCCAGGGTGAGCCAGTGGGCGGCGATGATGCCATCGTCCAGCTGTTCAGTAACCCGGTCGCCAGCCCGCGCGGCGTAGCAGAAACGATAGTAGGTGACGCCGTTGGCCGGAGCCTTGTAGGTGTAAATGCCAAGGAAGTGTATGGGCTCTATGTTCCAGCCCGTCTCTTCGAGGGTTTCCCGTCGAACGGCATCCAGAATGGCTTCATCTTCTTCGATATGGCCAGCCGGCTGGTTGAAAACAACCTTGCCGCCGCTGACCTCTTCAACCATCAGGTAACGGCCGGCTTCATCCTCGACTATAACGGCCACGGTAGCATGGGGTGTCCAGGTCATGATTTCCGGTTTCTCCTGGTTCGGGCGCCAGCGACGTTGCCGCGGCGAGTTGGTTTTAGTGGAGCGGGTAGATTGACGCTTATCGTTCGATGGGTCCCGGATTCGAGGCCGTCAAGGGTCCAGTCACCAATCCGGTACCGGATCAGGCGAAGTGTCGGAAACCCGACAGCAGCAGTCATTCGACGTACCTGCCGGTTCTTGCCCTCGGTTATAGTCAGTTCAATCCAGCTCGTCGGAATGGTATCTCGATGTCGCACCGGTGGCACTCTTGGCCAGACCGCCGGGGCAGCCATTCTGGCGGCTTTTGCCGGCCGGGTCAGACCATCCTTGAGCTGGACACCGGTAGCCAGATGTCTCAGTGCTTTTTCAGAAATGTTTCCTTCTACCTGCACCCAGTAGGTCTTTGGCATCTTCAGTGATGGTGATGCTATGCGGTGTTGGAGGGAGCCTTCCGCGGTCAGAAGGAGCAGGCCCTCGGAATCGTAATCCAGGCGTCCGGCCGGATAAATGCCCGGGATGCGCACGTAATCTGCGAGGGTAGCGCGAGGTGGTTTACTTCCGGAACCGCCATCGTCGGTAAATTGGCTCAGAACGTGAAAGGGTTTATTGAAAAGCACGAGTTCGGCCATGCGCAGGTCTTTCCCGGATATCCGCTGTTTTTGAGCAGTGCAGCGTACTGCAAACAGGAAGGCTGGCAAAGTAGGGCGGGCGCCAACGCCCATGGTGACCTTGTCCCCGACGTTTTCTGAAGGACAAAAAAACACCCCCACCAGTAGACGACCGGTGGGTGTGATTTTACGTTACCAGGACAGATCAGGCGTTGACTGCACGGGGCGGATAACCGTCCCTGCCTGATTCCTGCTGGCCTGATTGTCTGGCAGAGTCGCTGCTGGCGTCAGTTTGCGCCTTGCTGGCAGTCAACTCGTCAGGAACGATGTTGACTGCGTGAATGCCCTTGTCGCTGGGCTTTTTGTCGAAGGTTACGGCCTGGCCGGCTTTTAAGGTCTTGTAGCCGTCCATTTGCACCGAAGAGAAGTGCGCAAACAGGTCGTCACTGCAGCCATCTTCGATGATGAATCCGTACCCTTTGGCATTGTTGAACCACTTGACCTTGCCTCTTGGCATGATGAACTCCCCTGTTCTTTTGCTGTCTCTATTCTTGTTAGTTATCTGTGTGCCTATCGGCGCCGTCGCACATTCGGTCCGAATCCTGTTACACAAACCTTGCATGGATTTACATTATTTTACATTGCAACTTAACTTTCGGCCAATCATCGCGGTGAGTCAATAGTTTCTATGCCTGGAATGTGTGGTTGAACGCAGTCTGGAAGCGGTATCATGTTCGTATTGATAAATATCTCATGCCCCGCTTGAAAACCCCGGGGCGGACATCCACATTTAACAAGGGCACCGATAAACCGGTAAGGAATGATGCGGACTATCGAAAATTCTCTACTAGTATTCAATCAGGGGGAGGACGAACAACCGGGGCGACAGGATGACCTCAGCGTTGCTCCCGAGAAGCCCGCTCTCAAGCGCCCGGCGCGATACAGGGTTGTGCTTCTGAACGATGATTACACGCCCATGGATTTTGTGGTCGATGTGTTGATGAAGTTCTTCGGAATGAATGAGGAAAAGGCGACGCAGGTGATGCTGCTCGTCCATACACAGGGAAAAGCTGTATGCGGGGTATATACCCGGGACATCGCGGAAACAAAGGCGGCACAGGTGAACCAGTATTCTTCGGAATGCGAGCATCCGCTCCTTTGCGAGATTGAACGTGCGGACTGATAGACGTTGGGGTGGCCCATGCTGAGCAAAGATCTAGAAATTACGCTGAATACGGCCTTCAAGAATGCCCGGGACAAGCGTCATGAGTTCATGACCGTGGAGCATTTGTTGCTGGCCCTACTGGATAATGAATCGGCAGTGGGCGTTCTGAAAGCCTGTGGTGCAGACCTCAAGCGGCTTCAGGAAGAGCTTGTCGAATTCGTGGACTCCACCACACCTTTGATTCCGAGCAGCGACAGCGAGCGCGAGACCCAGCCAACACTGGGGTTCCAGCGTGTCCTGCAAAGGGCTGTGTTCCATGTGCAGTCCTCGGGCAAGAAAGAGGTAACCGGCGCCAATGTGCTGGTGGCCATCTTCAGTGAACAGGAAAGCCAGGCGGTGTATGTGCTCAAGAAACAGAGCATTGCCCGCATTGATGTGGTCAACTTTGTTTCCCACGGCATTTCCAGGGTTCAGGGCGCAGAAGATCAGGAAAGTCACGACCAGGCGCCACACGAGGAGGCTGGCGAGGAAGGCGGACAATCCAAGCCCCTCGAAAGCTACGCCACTAACCTGAACGAGCAGGCCCGTCAGGGCCGCATTGATCCGCTGATCGGCCGTGAACACGAAGTCGAGCGGGTGGTGCAGATCCTTGTACGCCGCCGGAAGAACAATCCGCTGCTGGTCGGTGAGGCCGGGGTTGGCAAAACCGCCATCGCGGAGGGGCTCGCCAAGCGTATCGTCGACGGACAGGTCCCCGATATTATCTCCGATGCGGTGGTCTACTCGCTGGATCTGGGTGCCCTGCTGGCCGGAACCAAATACCGCGGCGATTTCGAAAAGCGTCTGAAAGGGCTGCTTGCCGAACTCAAGAAAGAAAACCACGCGATCCTGTTCATCGATGAGATCCACACCATCATCGGAGCGGGCTCTGCCTCCGGCGGCGTGATGGATGCGTCGAATCTGTTGAAGCCCATGCTCAGTTCGGGTGAAATCCGGTGCATTGGCTCAACAACGTTTCAGGAGTTCCGGGGTATTTTCGAGAAAGACAGCGCCCTGGCGCGCCGTTTCCAGAAAATCGATGTGAACGAGCCCAGTGTTGAGGACACCTATCAGATCCTGAAGGGCCTCAAGCCGAATTTCGAAAAGCACCACGATCTCAAATACACCGACAAGGCGCTTCGGGTGGCTGCAGAGTTGTCCGACCGTTACATCACCGATCGTCACCTGCCGGACAAGGCGATTGACGTCATTGACGAGGCGGGCGCGCGCCAGAGGCTGCAGCCGGAAGGCAAGCGCAAGAAGACCGTTGATGTCACCGAGATCGAGGATGTGGTTGCAAATATTGCCCGTATCCCGCCGAAGAACGTGTCTACCAGCGACAAGGATCTGCTGCGGAACCTGGAGCGGGATCTGAAGATGACGGTCTTTGGTCAGGATCCGGCCATCGAATCGCTGTCCACTGCTATCAAGCTGGCTCGCGCCGGACTCAAGGCCCCCGAGAAGCCAGAGGGTGCCTTCCTGTTCGCAGGGCCGACCGGTGTCGGTAAAACCGAGGTTACCAAGCAGTTGGCCAAGGTTCTGGGTATCGAACTGGTACGCTTTGATATGTCGGAGTATATGGAGCGGCATACCGTATCACGGCTGATCGGTGCGCCTCCCGGCTACGTTGGTTACGATCAGGGCGGCCTGTTGACCGAGTCGGTGAACAAGCATCCGCACTGTGTCCTGCTGCTGGACGAGATCGAGAAGGCCCATCCGGAAGTGTTCAACCTCCTGCTGCAGGTCATGGATCACGGCACGCTGACGGATAACAACGGCCGCAAGGCAGATTTCCGCCACGTGATTCTGGTAATGACCACCAATGCCGGTGCCGAGAGCATGGCTCGTCGCTCTATTGGCTTCAGCGAGCAGGATCACAGCACCGACGGCATGGAAATTATCAGCAAGACCTTCACGCCGGAATTCCGCAATCGCCTTGACGGTATCATCCAGTTCGGCGACCTGCAGATTGACACCATCACCCACGTGGTGGACAAGTTCCTCACCGAGCTGCAGGCGCAGCTGGACGAGAAGCATGTGGTTCTGCATGTGGATGACGAGGCGAAGGCCTGGTTGGCTGAAAAGGGCTACGACGTCACCATGGGGGCCCGCCCCATGTCCCGCCTGATCCAGGACAAGATCAAGCGGCCGCTGGCCGAGCAGATCCTGTTCGGGCGCCTTTCAGAGAAAGGCGGGGATGTCTTCATCCACCTGCGCGATGACGAGCTGGTATTCGAGTACGAGGACGAGCCTGCAGAGGCGATCTGAGAGAGGCTCGATTAAAGAAAAACCGCTGCCCGGGCAACCGGCAGCGGTTTTTTTGTGCCCTGACGAAAAAAGCCCCCGAAGGGGCTTTCAGATGTCATGGGAGCATCAACGGGCGCGATATACGATCCGGCCCTTGCTCAGGTCGTAGGGAGTCAGCTCAACCTTGACCTTGTCACCTGTCAGGATGCGGATGTAGTTCTTGCGCATCTTTCCGGAGATATGGGCTGTAACAACATGACCGTTGCTCAGCTCAACGCGGAACATGGTGTTTGGAAGGGTATCGATAATAACGCCTTCCATTTCAATGGCATCTGATTTCGGCATTCAGTAGAAACCTCGTTTGAATATGCTTCTGGTGATTCTAAATTGCGCAATTCTGCCTGATTTATCGGCGTTTGGCAAAGTTAGCCTGCGTCCAGTTCACGCCAGTGCCCGTCTCTCAGTGCTTCGATGGGTCGGAAGCGTGTTTTGTAATTCATTTTTCGGCACTGCTTGATCCAGTAACCGAGGTACAGGTGGGGAAGCCCCCTGCGGCGGGCTTCCTCAATTTGCCAAAGGATTGCGAAGGTGCCCAGGCTGCGGTCCTCCAGATCAGCGTCGAAAACTGTATAGATTGCCGAAAGGCCATCGTCGAGAAGATCGACTGCTGCCAGTCCTACCAGCCGTTCGCCCTGGTGGATTTCCAGAAACCAGGAATCGGTTGCGCCTTCTACCAGAAACGAGGTGAACTGTTCCCGGGTCGGCGGGTACATATCGCCGTCCTTGTGCCTTTGTTCGATGTAATTGGCGTAGAGC
This region includes:
- a CDS encoding LysR family transcriptional regulator; amino-acid sequence: MDISRVDLNLLVYLDVLLRERNVTKAANHLGITQPAMSNGLKRLRDLFSDPLLVRTSEGMTATERARELQPLVRGILSDIEQAVQDKTPFSALESQRVFRIMASDYAESCLMPRVLRRIRQEAPHVTLDVLTPSDVSFLDVEQGRLDMAINRFDKIPQSFHQKTLWTEYFACLMNARNPVLREPFTLDTYLDASHIWVSKTGFGVGVGVNPKDVQRLGWVDEALSRMGRKRQISVFTRHYQVAMLLAEQHDLIATLPSRAAWLQKDNPNLVVKVPPFEIPPFELKMAWSPLLQHNADHQWLRKLIAEVATEVDTEFAPFGARFEAPDAPQAYHSER
- a CDS encoding GNAT family N-acetyltransferase, which translates into the protein MSIRFRKYSWQLAPASIRDIRQQVFIEEQKVPPELEWDETDEIADHYLAVLPDNTPAGVARLFSTLEETGHIGRMAILPQYRGQGIGEALLRHLIAESADRFAELRLSAQEHAIPFYQRSGFHVCSGVYDDAGIPHFDMRSLAPGLAAEGLGSRDRPMILGSDTDSWLFDTEARLLGLMDSVVGQAGQRIWLYDRLLEHDLYDRHRFRELISALARRHRLSEVRLLIHDDKPLVKRRHTLVELMRRLPSRMELRLVNEDYPVEDQPFIIADREGVVYRHDFYKPEGFAKFSDGGRVKLLSENFQRMWDAARPSLELRELPL
- a CDS encoding cupin domain-containing protein codes for the protein MDMLGGLTPSEFLRDYWQKKPLVIRQAFPDFQCPVSADELAGLACEEGVESRIVIENDDGKPWQLHNGPFSPDRFSSLPEQDWTLLVQGLDHWVPDIADLLEHFRFIPNWRLDDIMASFAPKGGSVGPHYDQYDVFLLQAQGHRRWTFGGHCDHTSPRVEGTPLRILSSWDGEETVTLAPGDMLYLPPGIGHHGVAEDDCITLSVGFRAPTMDDILTGFTDFLCSQSDASDHLNDPDLKIQDNPGTIQPDVVDRLETVIREKLEDRRQLALWFGQFSTAPKSMDIVVPAEEPASTGDVAEAIHAGEQLRWNEGSRFAYYEFASETALFVDGEQFLLKGDAQPFAPLLCSGARVDMATLARLSEDEALLGLLTTLYNQGSVYFE
- the purB gene encoding adenylosuccinate lyase — protein: MELTALTAISPVDGRYGNKVSVFREIFSEYGLIRNRVTVEIRWLQKLAAHPGVAEVPTFSADANGFLDRLVSEFSLEDAERIKDIERTTNHDVKAVEYFIKEKIAGVPELHAVTEFVHFACTSEDINNLSHALMLREGLDHGMLPAMDRVVDKLAQLSHDHAEQPMLSRTHGQTASPTTVGKELANVVHRLRRQVKQIRETELLGKINGAVGNYNAHLSAYPEIDWAQNAREFIESLGLDWNPYTTQIEPHDYIAELYDSVARFNTILIDLDRDIWGYISLGYFKQKTVEGEVGSSTMPHKVNPIDFENSEGNLGIANALFSHLSAKLPISRWQRDLTDSTVLRNLGVGFAHSLIAYEATLKGLGKLEINPARLDEDLDHAWEVLAEPIQTVMRRYNIEKPYEKLKALTRGKAMTPEVIKNFVESLDIPEQAKAELMALTPGRYIGNAVDQAQNI
- the hflD gene encoding high frequency lysogenization protein HflD; this encodes MSRSLKDQTLALAGVFQAANLVQQIAHNGQCNEASLETSIRSLFATNPENTLDVYGGELRDIREGLVTLSSVLSQQSRQQDIEVLRYALNLIQLESKLNRRSDMLDVIGSRIDQARHTASHFGYTHPNLISNLASVYADTISTFRQRIQVSGNPSVLQREENAAKVRALLLAGIRSAVLWRQTGGRRWQLIFARKKVIGLAGELAEEANRSLYH
- the mnmA gene encoding tRNA 2-thiouridine(34) synthase MnmA; this translates as MTNAPEASSPNSNASRRVIVGMSGGVDSSVAAWLLKDQGYLVEGLFMKNWDEDDGTEYCTAMTDLADAQAVADAIGIKLHTASFAAEYWDRVFEHFLSEYQAGRTPNPDILCNKEVKFRAFLDYAITLGADYIATGHYARQRPIAGSTGKAQLLKGLDPNKDQSYFLHAVSGDRIARTLFPVGELEKPEVRRIAEQQGFVTHDKKDSTGICFIGERKFKDFLKQYLPAQPGDIETPDGQKIGRHQGLMYHTIGQRQGLGIGGLSEFGDEPWYVAEKDLRRNVLVAVQGKHHPLLFSRGLVSGPIDWVAGEAPSGRFRCKAKTRYRQPDQDCQVLLIDGGVRVDFDDAQRAVTPGQSVVFYDGEVCLGGGVIEQTWRDDEPLPDRLTGTRSEEQTA
- a CDS encoding NUDIX hydrolase, with product MTWTPHATVAVIVEDEAGRYLMVEEVSGGKVVFNQPAGHIEEDEAILDAVRRETLEETGWNIEPIHFLGIYTYKAPANGVTYYRFCYAARAGDRVTEQLDDGIIAAHWLTLDEIRALGDKLRSPLVIQCIEDYRNGRQYPLDVVVDAQTAPSER
- a CDS encoding pseudouridine synthase, which produces MAELVLFNKPFHVLSQFTDDGGSGSKPPRATLADYVRIPGIYPAGRLDYDSEGLLLLTAEGSLQHRIASPSLKMPKTYWVQVEGNISEKALRHLATGVQLKDGLTRPAKAARMAAPAVWPRVPPVRHRDTIPTSWIELTITEGKNRQVRRMTAAVGFPTLRLIRYRIGDWTLDGLESGTHRTISVNLPAPLKPTRRGNVAGARTRRNRKS
- a CDS encoding cold shock domain-containing protein; amino-acid sequence: MPRGKVKWFNNAKGYGFIIEDGCSDDLFAHFSSVQMDGYKTLKAGQAVTFDKKPSDKGIHAVNIVPDELTASKAQTDASSDSARQSGQQESGRDGYPPRAVNA
- the clpS gene encoding ATP-dependent Clp protease adapter ClpS, yielding MRTIENSLLVFNQGEDEQPGRQDDLSVAPEKPALKRPARYRVVLLNDDYTPMDFVVDVLMKFFGMNEEKATQVMLLVHTQGKAVCGVYTRDIAETKAAQVNQYSSECEHPLLCEIERAD
- the clpA gene encoding ATP-dependent Clp protease ATP-binding subunit ClpA is translated as MLSKDLEITLNTAFKNARDKRHEFMTVEHLLLALLDNESAVGVLKACGADLKRLQEELVEFVDSTTPLIPSSDSERETQPTLGFQRVLQRAVFHVQSSGKKEVTGANVLVAIFSEQESQAVYVLKKQSIARIDVVNFVSHGISRVQGAEDQESHDQAPHEEAGEEGGQSKPLESYATNLNEQARQGRIDPLIGREHEVERVVQILVRRRKNNPLLVGEAGVGKTAIAEGLAKRIVDGQVPDIISDAVVYSLDLGALLAGTKYRGDFEKRLKGLLAELKKENHAILFIDEIHTIIGAGSASGGVMDASNLLKPMLSSGEIRCIGSTTFQEFRGIFEKDSALARRFQKIDVNEPSVEDTYQILKGLKPNFEKHHDLKYTDKALRVAAELSDRYITDRHLPDKAIDVIDEAGARQRLQPEGKRKKTVDVTEIEDVVANIARIPPKNVSTSDKDLLRNLERDLKMTVFGQDPAIESLSTAIKLARAGLKAPEKPEGAFLFAGPTGVGKTEVTKQLAKVLGIELVRFDMSEYMERHTVSRLIGAPPGYVGYDQGGLLTESVNKHPHCVLLLDEIEKAHPEVFNLLLQVMDHGTLTDNNGRKADFRHVILVMTTNAGAESMARRSIGFSEQDHSTDGMEIISKTFTPEFRNRLDGIIQFGDLQIDTITHVVDKFLTELQAQLDEKHVVLHVDDEAKAWLAEKGYDVTMGARPMSRLIQDKIKRPLAEQILFGRLSEKGGDVFIHLRDDELVFEYEDEPAEAI
- the infA gene encoding translation initiation factor IF-1, with protein sequence MPKSDAIEMEGVIIDTLPNTMFRVELSNGHVVTAHISGKMRKNYIRILTGDKVKVELTPYDLSKGRIVYRAR